One segment of Gammaproteobacteria bacterium DNA contains the following:
- a CDS encoding LPP20 family lipoprotein, which translates to MHSVIKTAGLFTLATLFAACTHYTLPDDPKEKQVAQGKELTSAKEKSPVAVSMQDNASAAAKMAEVNCTADGHYINLNGRKVPSVRVRATGYGAPPKSFYSDPQRRLMAMRAAKVDAYRSLAERIRGVQIWGGTTLGDMVVEKDRFRVYIDTTLQGARVIAENPHEDGSYETTVEVNVDQRLLTATLPNSRDDECTDAANQPKDNAQQAEFIMSSNMPAPASGNSANHIATKNFYYQSE; encoded by the coding sequence ATGCACTCGGTTATTAAAACGGCAGGTTTGTTCACGCTAGCGACACTCTTTGCCGCTTGCACACACTATACACTTCCCGACGATCCCAAGGAGAAGCAAGTAGCGCAAGGCAAGGAACTAACTTCAGCGAAGGAGAAATCTCCCGTGGCTGTCTCCATGCAGGATAACGCATCTGCCGCGGCAAAAATGGCCGAAGTCAACTGTACCGCAGATGGTCACTACATCAATCTAAATGGTAGAAAGGTTCCTAGTGTTCGAGTCAGAGCAACTGGATACGGCGCACCTCCCAAAAGTTTTTATTCCGATCCGCAACGCAGACTGATGGCGATGCGTGCGGCAAAAGTTGATGCCTACCGAAGCCTGGCTGAACGTATACGTGGTGTTCAGATCTGGGGCGGAACCACTTTGGGCGATATGGTCGTCGAAAAAGACCGTTTCAGAGTCTACATTGATACGACTCTGCAAGGCGCCAGAGTTATCGCAGAAAATCCACATGAAGACGGCAGTTATGAAACAACTGTTGAAGTCAACGTCGATCAACGACTGTTGACCGCAACGCTTCCTAATTCAAGAGACGACGAATGTACTGATGCCGCAAACCAACCAAAAGACAACGCGCAGCAGGCCGAATTCATTATGAGTAGCAATATGCCAGCACCAGCAAGCGGAAACAGTGCAAATCATATTGCGACCAAGAATTTCTACTATCAATCAGAGTAA